The Streptomyces taklimakanensis nucleotide sequence GTCGTGCTGACGCTCGCCGAGCCGCACGGCGACTGGGTGTCGCGGGTCTTGAGAAGGCGCACCGTCGGCACGATCGGGACGCTGATCGACCCCACCTCGCCGCAGTTCAACGCGCTCTGTGCCGCCGGTGTCCCCGTGGTGCTGATCGACCCGATGAGCACACCGCCGCCCGAGGTGGCAAGCATCGGCGTGGCGAACTGGGACGGCGGTCGCACGGCCGCTGAGCACCTCCTGTCCCTCGGCCACGTGCGGATGGGAGTTGTCGCCGGCCACGCCCGCCACCTCTTCAGCCGAGCGCGCGTCGACGGTTTCCGCGCGGCGGCCGACACGGCGACCGCCGACAGCGCCACGGTGTCCGTGGCCTATGGCGGGTGGAATCGTGCCAAGGCGACGACCGCCACCCACAGCCTACTCGACAGCGACCCGGGGATCACGGGAATCTTCGCCTGCGCGGACTCCATGGCGCTCGGCATCTACGACGCCCTGGACGCTCGCGGTCTGCGGATTCCCGAGGACATCAGTGTCATCGGCTTCGACGACCTGCCCGAGGCGCAGTACATCACCCCCGGCCTGACGACCGTCAGACAGCCCAGCACCGAGTTGGGTGCCGCGGCCGTCAAGCTCCTGATCGAGCTCTCCCGGGGCGAAGGCGGCGCCACCCGG carries:
- a CDS encoding LacI family DNA-binding transcriptional regulator, which gives rise to MAKTAGTSVPTVSKVLRGGTDVSAQTRAKVMEAVRAVGYTRRAGSKSESVRDESGLSNTLDLVVTHFEGSWANLLIAGVGREAAAAGLDVVLTLAEPHGDWVSRVLRRRTVGTIGTLIDPTSPQFNALCAAGVPVVLIDPMSTPPPEVASIGVANWDGGRTAAEHLLSLGHVRMGVVAGHARHLFSRARVDGFRAAADTATADSATVSVAYGGWNRAKATTATHSLLDSDPGITGIFACADSMALGIYDALDARGLRIPEDISVIGFDDLPEAQYITPGLTTVRQPSTELGAAAVKLLIELSRGEGGATRTPARMELATELVVRASTGPAPAAAAPRR